In Sphingobacterium zeae, one genomic interval encodes:
- a CDS encoding substrate import-associated zinc metallohydrolase lipoprotein gives MKIIFKLFTGIGLIGLIFSCSKEDKLNYTLQNYDTFVPGTIDNWISANLTDPFNIEVIYRYQRNMHDINKNIAPADESKVIPQMKIVLKGFLEVYGKIGGSKFIKLYTPKQFALFGSGDYDPDGSVKGGTADGGRRITLYGLNGLNDNDASSVIGNLQVIHHEFTHILNQNRFIPGEFGLVCVGDYYADWTAAENTEAKARSLGFISPYARKSIGEDFAETLSHLVVRGQKFYDDYASQSGETAYKKFKEKESIVRDYMIKYFNIDVTQLQNEFQRVMVEEYHSTDYTSVLISSGKYDPFCTDFYTEYTLSMNRYTRLNSYLFGQLT, from the coding sequence ATGAAGATCATTTTTAAACTATTTACAGGGATTGGTCTAATTGGATTAATTTTTTCCTGTTCGAAAGAAGATAAATTAAATTATACCTTACAAAATTACGATACTTTCGTTCCTGGTACTATCGACAATTGGATCAGCGCGAATCTGACAGATCCATTTAACATCGAAGTTATTTATAGATATCAGCGGAATATGCATGATATTAATAAAAATATAGCACCGGCCGATGAATCGAAAGTAATCCCGCAAATGAAAATCGTACTCAAGGGATTTTTGGAGGTATATGGTAAAATTGGCGGCTCTAAATTTATTAAACTCTATACGCCGAAGCAATTTGCACTTTTTGGATCTGGTGATTATGATCCTGATGGCTCTGTGAAAGGAGGTACGGCAGATGGGGGAAGAAGAATTACATTGTACGGTCTCAATGGACTGAATGATAACGATGCCAGTTCTGTGATTGGAAATCTACAGGTAATACACCATGAATTTACACACATATTAAATCAAAATCGGTTTATACCAGGCGAATTTGGTTTAGTCTGTGTAGGAGATTATTATGCAGATTGGACTGCGGCTGAAAATACCGAGGCAAAAGCTAGATCTTTGGGATTTATCAGTCCGTATGCGCGTAAGTCGATTGGTGAGGACTTTGCTGAAACACTTTCACATCTGGTCGTTCGAGGACAAAAGTTTTATGATGATTATGCATCACAATCGGGTGAAACAGCTTATAAGAAATTCAAGGAAAAGGAGTCTATTGTAAGAGATTATATGATAAAGTATTTTAACATTGACGTCACGCAATTGCAAAATGAATTTCAAAGGGTCATGGTTGAAGAATATCATAGCACGGATTATACTTCTGTATTGATTTCATCAGGTAAATATGATCCTTTTTGTACTGATTTCTATACTGAATATACTTTGAGTATGAATAGGTATACGAGATTGAATTCTTACTTATTTGGCCAATTAACCTAG
- a CDS encoding DUF4302 domain-containing protein, with protein sequence MKKIFYVIFLVLLTVSCNKPKEVALEFEKDPDSRIADTLSYVRKMLVESPYGWKGSLVTEYAGAYGFYMQFGKNDRVKMVADLDEETASKEKESTYRIRQIMTSTLSFDTYTYLTMLEDPNPATYNGQPGKGMGSDIEFNYIKNHGDTLFFEGRKFQKSMILVKATASESQQYLSNGFGKSRSQLLNYTDANPNLYLQIPSLESKISVSFSDESRTASLTYISGKEIVSKIGKYNFDLGGLNFAEPVVLGDLTIVKAKMQDGKFMLLDSSNKPYEIKSNAVPVLPITAFFGYRDTYNSIQIDGATLPGGINSAFNDIWAKQINTYNGWGVKMVSMTFRLVSSQKAKLEVWFFVNGYNYRVDVGYDYVMTDNIIKLSNEVQNDLGWIHSDIKSYFKNAEFKLDYVASSDPKVRGVGGLIKTNNPNSFFYGKLVKLSN encoded by the coding sequence ATGAAAAAGATATTTTATGTTATATTTTTGGTTTTACTGACAGTAAGTTGTAATAAGCCGAAAGAAGTTGCTTTGGAATTTGAAAAGGATCCTGACTCCCGTATTGCAGACACACTTTCTTATGTCAGAAAGATGCTTGTCGAATCTCCTTATGGTTGGAAGGGATCATTAGTAACCGAGTATGCCGGAGCCTATGGTTTTTATATGCAGTTTGGTAAAAATGACCGCGTGAAAATGGTTGCTGATCTAGATGAAGAGACGGCTTCAAAAGAGAAAGAGTCGACGTACCGGATACGTCAAATCATGACTTCTACACTTTCTTTTGATACCTACACCTATTTAACTATGCTTGAAGATCCGAACCCAGCTACCTACAATGGGCAGCCAGGAAAGGGGATGGGAAGTGATATCGAGTTTAATTATATTAAAAATCATGGAGATACGTTGTTTTTTGAGGGACGTAAATTTCAGAAATCAATGATCTTGGTGAAAGCAACCGCCAGTGAGAGTCAACAGTATCTGAGTAATGGCTTTGGTAAAAGCAGAAGTCAACTGCTAAATTATACAGATGCTAATCCCAACTTATATCTACAAATTCCCTCACTAGAAAGTAAGATTTCGGTATCGTTTAGTGATGAGAGTAGGACAGCCTCTCTTACATATATTTCAGGTAAGGAAATTGTTTCCAAGATTGGTAAATACAATTTTGATCTAGGTGGACTAAATTTTGCTGAGCCTGTAGTGTTGGGCGATTTGACGATTGTAAAGGCAAAGATGCAAGATGGCAAGTTTATGTTATTAGATTCGTCCAATAAACCCTATGAAATTAAGTCGAACGCTGTACCTGTATTGCCAATTACGGCGTTTTTTGGTTATCGCGACACCTACAATTCTATTCAAATTGATGGAGCAACTTTGCCTGGTGGCATAAATTCGGCTTTTAATGATATATGGGCAAAGCAAATCAATACCTACAACGGATGGGGTGTGAAAATGGTTTCCATGACCTTCCGACTCGTTAGTTCGCAAAAAGCTAAATTAGAAGTGTGGTTTTTTGTTAATGGTTATAATTACCGCGTTGACGTCGGCTACGATTATGTAATGACTGATAATATAATTAAACTATCCAACGAAGTTCAAAATGACTTAGGATGGATACATAGTGATATTAAGAGCTATTTCAAAAATGCTGAATTTAAGCTGGATTATGTCGCGAGTTCAGATCCCAAAGTAAGAGGAGTGGGAGGATTGATAAAAACAAATAATCCGAATTCGTTTTTCTATGGAAAATTAGTGAAACTAAGTAATTAA
- a CDS encoding RNA polymerase sigma factor: MQKEEILFKTHYNGLCHFAWKIVGDLAVAEDLVQDSFIAYFKNTEQVSDNDIAIKNYLYSAVRFACYNHIRHEKVRQKYWNVVGFTEEDNIALELNMIHSEVIQEIYKIIEQMPLSCQQVFRLGYLEGLSNLEITEELKISVNTVKTQKQRGMKMLLKRLNPEFLPFIIFLLKNI; this comes from the coding sequence ATGCAGAAGGAAGAAATATTATTTAAAACACACTATAATGGGCTTTGCCACTTTGCCTGGAAAATTGTCGGAGATTTAGCTGTCGCGGAAGATCTGGTGCAAGATTCCTTCATCGCTTACTTTAAAAATACAGAACAGGTCAGTGATAATGATATTGCTATAAAAAACTATTTGTATAGTGCTGTCCGTTTTGCATGCTATAATCATATTCGTCATGAGAAAGTTCGGCAAAAATATTGGAATGTAGTCGGTTTTACGGAAGAGGATAATATCGCCCTCGAATTAAATATGATTCATAGTGAGGTTATTCAAGAAATTTATAAAATTATCGAACAAATGCCTTTGTCATGTCAACAGGTATTTCGTCTTGGATATTTGGAAGGTTTATCAAATCTTGAGATAACCGAGGAACTGAAAATTAGTGTTAATACCGTAAAAACTCAAAAACAACGCGGTATGAAAATGCTTTTAAAGCGACTAAATCCTGAGTTTTTGCCGTTTATTATATTTTTGTTAAAAAATATTTAA
- a CDS encoding FecR family protein: MMENSGHISRLLQKFLYGQLTEEEKNQFEEWLQASDHNRRLLDSFQRAKNIEQDLAIVGQLDANKAWDRLTNKNNRSYNKWFIGIAASLVLLSSFFYLWYSQMEKEDNDGSISALNLSQDVAPAKSGAVLRMADGKEVRLNNTKPNGYNSDKTFVWNAAELIVKNGRNKLESSLNSLIVPRASFYKITLSDGTKVWVNAQSNLTFPAQFSANERRVRLEGEAYFEVAHDPSKPFFVESKAGEIKVLGTHFNVFAYHDDIRATLVEGKVEVRQKDNTLELNPGEFASLSKSNLIKGKADILQDLAWHNNEFYFKKETIVNIAHQLSRWYDLEVKFRGNVKLNKEYSGSIQRDVKLSQVLEMLSYVSDLKFEIRGKELIIENKI, encoded by the coding sequence ATGATGGAAAACTCAGGACATATCTCCCGTCTTCTTCAAAAATTTCTATATGGTCAATTGACCGAAGAGGAGAAAAATCAATTTGAAGAATGGCTACAAGCTAGTGACCATAACAGACGGCTTTTGGATTCATTTCAAAGAGCGAAGAATATTGAACAAGATCTAGCTATTGTTGGGCAGTTAGATGCAAATAAAGCATGGGATAGGCTTACTAACAAAAATAATAGATCGTACAATAAATGGTTTATTGGTATTGCTGCCTCACTGGTGCTATTATCTAGTTTCTTCTATCTATGGTACAGCCAAATGGAAAAAGAAGATAATGATGGCAGCATTTCGGCTCTAAACCTAAGTCAAGATGTAGCGCCAGCGAAAAGTGGAGCTGTTTTACGTATGGCAGATGGCAAAGAAGTTAGGCTAAACAATACTAAACCGAATGGTTACAATAGCGATAAAACTTTTGTATGGAATGCTGCAGAATTGATTGTTAAAAATGGCAGAAATAAGCTCGAATCTTCCCTGAATTCTTTAATTGTACCGCGGGCTAGTTTTTATAAAATCACATTGAGTGATGGTACTAAAGTTTGGGTGAATGCGCAGTCTAATCTAACATTTCCAGCACAATTCTCAGCAAATGAGAGGAGAGTACGTTTAGAAGGCGAAGCCTATTTTGAAGTGGCACATGATCCTAGCAAACCTTTTTTCGTTGAATCAAAAGCTGGTGAAATTAAGGTGTTGGGAACTCACTTTAATGTTTTTGCTTATCACGATGATATTCGAGCAACATTAGTTGAAGGAAAGGTTGAAGTAAGGCAGAAGGATAATACGCTTGAATTAAATCCTGGAGAATTTGCCTCGCTTTCGAAAAGTAACCTTATAAAAGGAAAAGCTGATATATTGCAAGATTTAGCTTGGCATAATAATGAGTTTTATTTTAAAAAGGAAACCATAGTAAATATTGCCCATCAACTTTCCCGTTGGTACGATCTAGAGGTGAAATTTAGAGGTAATGTTAAACTTAATAAAGAATACAGCGGCAGCATACAGCGAGATGTAAAACTTTCACAGGTATTGGAAATGCTATCTTACGTCAGCGATCTTAAATTTGAGATTCGTGGAAAAGAATTGATTATCGAGAATAAAATTTAA
- a CDS encoding SusC/RagA family TonB-linked outer membrane protein, protein MKISTCLLFAFVTGVHAKGTAQKVTLKMRNARIEEALSAISKQSNLRVLYSENLNAKSRITVDLKNASVEEALNSILGNKNIEYKIIANTISVNSNEKSEVSENLQQSVTGTVKNANGNPLAGATITVKGTSISTQTDANGHFKINAGGNSTLVVRYVGFSNTEVEVNNRSVVAIILDSNEKQIDEVVVTGLGARIDKRTFTGATAKVNMKDIELGGLPDPSRALEGRVAGVSVQNTTGTFGSAPKIRVRGATSIYGSSKPLWVVDGIIIEDVANVSSDDLSSGDALTLISSAVAGLNANDIESFTVLKDGSATSIYGARAMGGVIVITTKKGIAGRNSANYVGEFTSRAIPSYNNFNIMNSQEQMAFYQTLEQRGWLTMSDVANRSESGVYGKMYQLIKAGQLENTQEARNAYLRQAEYRNTDWFKQLFSRTIMQNHSVSLSSGTDRAQYYTSISGVFDNGWTRKSDVKRYTGMFNASYNLFDNLKLDLRTNGSYRDQRAPGTIGSSVDRVSMEIKRDFDINPYTYALRNSRTLDPNEFYTRNYAPFNILHELDNNYMDINAADIKFQGELKWKPIKALELGLLAATRYQQTSQQHYIKDHSNQALAYRWMPTTFIRDANPFLYTDPSNPYAVPVSVLPAGGIYNRTDNKMFTRDLRFTAAYDKTFNDIHKLYVFAGAESNSVNRNQNWFRGWGLQYDLGEIPYIDYTLFKKNQEENADYYSIDRKKNGDVAPARNRQVAFYSTANYTFDNRYTVNGTFRYEGTNRLGRTTSARWMPTWNVSGMWNVMEEDFFKNLETPFSNLSFKGSYSLTADRGPDFVTNSKIIIQSYNPWRPSTADKETGLSISDLENSELTYEKKHELNIGTSIGLFRNRIAIDVDYYKRKNYDLIGIVNTQGLGGEILKYGNVADMESNGIELSLSATILKKEHFSWVSNFIYSKAKNRITSLENNSRVSDLIALGGYGVEGYPVRPLFSIPFNRIIDNGLPIYNYIDGAETTTGVYFQERNNIGFLKYEGPTEPTDMGSFGNVFSYKNFKLNIFLTYSFGNVVRLDPAYKTGYTDLDAMPREFADAWTVPGEEARTNIPVILDSRFIRNNSQYRYAYNAYNYSTETVAKGDFIRLKDISLAYELPKHIVKSLKMSNLGVRFNMVNPWLIYADKRLNGQDPEFVNSGGVALPIAKQYTLTLKMGF, encoded by the coding sequence ATGAAAATTAGTACATGCCTTTTATTCGCATTTGTAACTGGCGTCCATGCAAAAGGAACAGCACAAAAAGTTACTTTGAAAATGAGGAATGCACGGATTGAGGAGGCGCTTTCTGCGATCTCTAAACAATCCAACTTACGCGTTCTCTATAGCGAAAACCTAAACGCTAAATCTCGTATTACAGTCGACCTAAAAAATGCGTCTGTGGAAGAGGCGTTGAACTCGATACTAGGAAATAAAAATATCGAGTATAAGATTATAGCAAATACGATTTCCGTTAACAGTAACGAAAAGAGCGAAGTTTCAGAGAACTTGCAACAATCTGTCACTGGAACCGTTAAAAATGCTAACGGAAATCCTTTGGCCGGTGCTACAATTACGGTTAAAGGTACCTCCATTTCTACCCAAACTGATGCAAATGGACATTTTAAGATAAACGCAGGCGGAAATTCAACATTAGTTGTTCGTTATGTTGGATTTAGCAATACTGAGGTTGAAGTCAATAATAGAAGTGTAGTTGCCATTATACTGGATTCTAATGAAAAGCAGATAGATGAGGTTGTTGTGACAGGTCTTGGAGCTAGGATCGACAAGAGAACTTTTACAGGTGCTACCGCTAAAGTCAATATGAAAGATATTGAACTAGGAGGGCTTCCTGACCCTTCGAGAGCTTTGGAAGGTCGTGTTGCCGGTGTATCAGTACAGAACACAACAGGAACATTTGGATCAGCACCAAAAATCAGAGTTCGTGGGGCGACCTCGATTTATGGTAGTTCAAAACCACTTTGGGTAGTCGATGGAATCATAATAGAGGATGTGGCGAATGTTTCATCGGATGATCTTTCTTCCGGAGATGCATTGACGTTGATCAGTTCTGCCGTAGCTGGATTGAATGCGAACGACATCGAGTCTTTCACCGTTCTTAAGGACGGTTCAGCGACATCCATTTACGGTGCTCGGGCGATGGGTGGTGTTATTGTTATTACAACAAAAAAAGGAATTGCCGGTAGAAATTCTGCAAACTATGTAGGAGAGTTTACATCCAGAGCTATTCCTTCTTATAATAATTTTAATATCATGAACTCGCAGGAGCAAATGGCTTTCTATCAGACACTTGAGCAGAGAGGATGGCTTACAATGTCCGATGTGGCAAATAGGTCCGAATCAGGAGTGTATGGGAAAATGTATCAGTTGATCAAAGCGGGACAGTTAGAAAATACACAGGAGGCAAGAAACGCCTACCTAAGACAAGCTGAATACCGTAATACAGACTGGTTTAAACAGTTGTTCAGCCGGACAATCATGCAAAATCACTCGGTCAGCCTTTCTTCTGGTACAGATAGAGCACAATATTATACCTCTATAAGTGGTGTTTTTGATAATGGCTGGACGCGCAAATCGGATGTGAAGCGCTATACTGGGATGTTTAATGCATCCTATAATTTGTTCGATAACCTAAAATTGGATTTAAGAACAAATGGTTCTTATAGGGATCAAAGAGCACCAGGTACGATAGGTTCATCAGTGGATCGGGTCTCGATGGAAATTAAGCGAGACTTTGATATCAACCCATATACCTATGCATTAAGGAATTCTCGTACCCTTGATCCTAACGAGTTCTATACACGGAATTATGCTCCATTTAATATCCTGCATGAGTTAGACAACAATTACATGGATATCAATGCTGCTGATATAAAATTCCAGGGGGAACTAAAGTGGAAGCCCATCAAAGCACTTGAACTAGGGTTATTAGCTGCAACACGCTATCAACAAACTTCGCAGCAGCATTATATCAAGGATCATTCGAATCAGGCATTAGCTTACCGATGGATGCCAACAACGTTTATTCGTGATGCAAATCCTTTCTTATATACTGATCCAAGTAATCCCTATGCTGTTCCAGTTTCTGTGTTGCCTGCTGGAGGGATATATAATCGTACAGACAACAAGATGTTTACCCGTGATTTGCGCTTTACTGCAGCTTATGATAAGACATTCAACGATATCCATAAATTATATGTATTTGCGGGAGCCGAATCTAATTCTGTAAATCGTAATCAAAACTGGTTTAGAGGTTGGGGCTTGCAATATGATCTAGGAGAGATTCCATATATTGATTACACCTTATTTAAGAAAAATCAAGAAGAAAATGCTGATTACTATTCTATAGATCGTAAAAAGAACGGTGATGTGGCCCCTGCGCGAAATAGACAGGTTGCTTTTTATAGTACAGCGAATTATACATTTGACAATCGTTATACTGTCAATGGAACATTTCGTTATGAAGGTACAAATCGCTTAGGACGTACAACATCTGCGCGTTGGATGCCTACATGGAATGTTTCGGGTATGTGGAATGTGATGGAAGAGGATTTCTTTAAAAACTTGGAGACGCCTTTTTCAAACCTGAGTTTTAAAGGTTCCTATAGTTTGACTGCTGATAGGGGGCCAGACTTTGTAACCAATTCGAAAATTATCATTCAAAGCTATAATCCATGGAGACCAAGTACAGCTGATAAAGAAACTGGTCTTTCTATTTCGGATCTTGAAAACTCTGAGTTGACCTATGAGAAAAAGCACGAACTTAATATTGGTACTTCAATTGGTTTGTTCCGAAATCGTATTGCCATAGATGTGGATTATTACAAACGTAAAAATTACGATCTTATAGGCATAGTCAATACTCAGGGATTAGGAGGAGAAATCTTGAAGTACGGTAACGTGGCAGATATGGAATCTAATGGTATTGAGCTTAGCTTATCTGCTACAATATTGAAAAAGGAGCATTTCTCTTGGGTATCGAATTTTATCTATTCAAAGGCGAAGAATAGAATTACTTCATTGGAAAATAACAGCAGAGTTTCTGATTTAATTGCGCTAGGTGGATACGGTGTAGAAGGTTATCCGGTACGCCCCTTATTTTCTATTCCTTTCAACCGTATTATTGACAACGGATTACCAATTTATAATTACATCGATGGCGCTGAAACAACTACAGGTGTCTATTTTCAGGAAAGAAATAATATTGGGTTCTTAAAGTATGAAGGTCCTACCGAACCAACAGATATGGGAAGCTTTGGAAACGTATTCTCTTACAAAAATTTTAAACTGAATATATTTCTTACCTATTCTTTTGGAAATGTCGTACGATTGGATCCTGCGTATAAAACAGGTTACACAGATTTAGATGCCATGCCGAGAGAGTTTGCAGATGCCTGGACAGTTCCTGGTGAAGAAGCGCGTACCAATATACCTGTCATTTTGGATTCTCGTTTTATTCGAAATAACAGTCAGTATAGGTATGCGTACAATGCCTACAACTATTCTACAGAGACTGTTGCAAAAGGTGACTTTATTCGCTTGAAAGATATATCATTAGCTTATGAATTACCGAAACATATCGTTAAGTCCTTAAAGATGTCTAATCTAGGTGTACGTTTCAATATGGTGAATCCATGGTTGATTTATGCAGATAAGCGTCTAAATGGACAGGATCCAGAATTCGTTAATTCAGGCGGTGTAGCTTTACCAATTGCAAAACAATATACATTAACCTTAAAAATGGGATTTTAG
- a CDS encoding RagB/SusD family nutrient uptake outer membrane protein, giving the protein MKNRLSYILIFAGLTAMGLSSCKKYLDELPDNRAELNTTDKIGKMLVGAYPSSAYVVVTELSSDNVDDVGPVYLNYPRFIEEIYKWQDISETNNDGIERIWGACYGSIASANAALQAIEEQGNPASLSAQKGEALLARAYNHWILVNVFAQNYSKTHATTDLGITYMTKGETTLNPKYERNTVAEVYDYIKKDVEEGLPLINDASYANSSVAKYHFNRAAAYTFASRVALFMEDWTKAVEYATLALGENPAITLRDYKTIATFSATYANFTREYNASSVKANFLIATASSSMGQTFGNYSTNNRLAHGGSIAMTETIFAKQPFGQAKVSTDYRIKAAIYSSTTTNKVIFPHVARMFEYTDQVAGIGYTKGVYAPIVSEEALLNRAEANIHLKNYSAALSDMQIHIDNNTINAPATVSEASINNWANSFDYFTPTTPTPKKKLNPEFSIEPGTQENMLHAVLSLKRLQFLQTGMRWFDVKRYGIEIARREAPAVYNGNLTYTVTDNILTKRDKRRAIQLPQDVINAGLTPNPR; this is encoded by the coding sequence ATGAAAAATAGACTATCATATATACTGATTTTTGCCGGTTTAACGGCGATGGGCCTATCGTCCTGTAAAAAGTACCTTGATGAATTGCCAGATAATAGAGCCGAGTTGAATACCACAGACAAAATAGGTAAAATGCTTGTAGGGGCTTATCCTAGCAGCGCTTACGTTGTTGTTACTGAGCTGTCGTCAGACAATGTCGACGATGTTGGTCCGGTATATTTAAACTATCCGAGATTTATAGAAGAAATCTATAAATGGCAGGATATATCGGAGACGAATAACGACGGCATTGAGCGCATTTGGGGTGCATGCTATGGTTCAATAGCCAGTGCCAATGCTGCCTTACAGGCAATTGAAGAACAAGGAAATCCTGCTAGTCTCAGTGCACAAAAAGGGGAGGCATTGTTGGCTAGAGCCTATAATCATTGGATACTTGTCAATGTTTTTGCTCAGAATTATTCAAAGACACATGCGACAACTGATCTTGGTATAACTTATATGACAAAGGGGGAAACTACTTTAAACCCTAAGTATGAGCGTAATACTGTCGCAGAGGTTTATGATTATATTAAAAAAGATGTGGAAGAAGGGTTACCATTAATTAATGATGCTTCGTACGCGAATTCAAGTGTAGCAAAATATCATTTTAATCGTGCAGCCGCTTATACATTCGCATCTCGTGTTGCTTTGTTTATGGAAGATTGGACCAAGGCAGTGGAGTATGCGACATTGGCTTTAGGTGAAAACCCAGCCATCACGTTACGGGATTATAAGACAATAGCTACTTTCTCAGCGACTTATGCAAACTTTACGCGCGAGTACAATGCGAGTTCTGTTAAAGCAAATTTTCTGATTGCTACGGCATCTTCTTCTATGGGGCAAACGTTTGGAAATTATTCTACAAACAATAGGTTAGCACACGGTGGTAGTATCGCTATGACAGAAACTATCTTTGCCAAGCAACCTTTCGGACAGGCTAAGGTAAGTACTGATTACAGAATTAAAGCTGCAATTTATTCCAGTACTACAACAAATAAAGTTATTTTTCCACATGTGGCGCGAATGTTTGAATATACCGATCAAGTTGCAGGTATCGGTTATACAAAAGGCGTTTATGCCCCAATCGTATCGGAAGAAGCCCTACTTAATCGGGCGGAAGCGAATATTCATTTGAAAAATTATAGTGCAGCGCTCTCTGATATGCAAATCCATATTGACAATAATACGATCAATGCTCCTGCAACAGTAAGTGAAGCTTCAATTAATAATTGGGCAAATTCGTTTGATTATTTTACGCCAACCACACCTACCCCAAAGAAAAAATTGAATCCAGAATTTTCCATTGAGCCTGGTACGCAGGAAAATATGCTTCATGCCGTATTATCTTTAAAACGGCTACAATTTTTACAAACTGGTATGCGATGGTTTGATGTGAAACGTTACGGAATAGAAATTGCAAGAAGGGAGGCACCGGCTGTATATAATGGTAATCTAACATATACGGTTACAGATAATATACTTACCAAACGTGATAAAAGACGTGCTATCCAATTGCCGCAAGATGTTATTAATGCAGGTTTAACTCCTAATCCTAGATAA
- a CDS encoding zinc-binding metallopeptidase, whose protein sequence is MKNNTLLISILLSCGVMFSGCNKEDKLDSKSVFVDSEIPKNALDNYLYNNYTKPYNVQIFYKYNDNESNMTYRLVPAPYDASIRLSKLMLFLVMDPYSEVTGSTQFLRSNFPKIITYTGSVPVQTNGVIILGTAESGTKVSLYNLLELNETTGKNSQFLNNGFFKTVHHEFQHILNQNKPYPSNFREISGSNYIEDEWNTKYPNSPVGIGSAIAAGFISPYASKADTEDFAELYSFYVTRSQADFDAMLNVENSTAAGRTLILSKLAIVKSYMKSEWGIDMDILRANIIARYPKLSTFDQTTLN, encoded by the coding sequence ATGAAAAACAATACCCTATTAATATCAATATTATTATCCTGTGGCGTGATGTTTTCAGGCTGTAATAAAGAGGATAAGTTAGATTCGAAAAGTGTTTTTGTAGATTCAGAGATCCCGAAAAATGCTTTAGACAACTATTTGTACAACAACTATACGAAGCCTTATAACGTACAGATATTTTATAAATATAATGACAACGAATCCAATATGACTTATCGATTGGTGCCAGCTCCTTATGACGCTTCTATTCGTTTGTCAAAACTAATGTTGTTCTTGGTAATGGATCCGTATAGTGAAGTAACTGGAAGTACCCAGTTTTTAAGAAGTAATTTTCCAAAGATCATTACTTATACAGGCTCTGTACCTGTACAAACAAACGGTGTCATTATACTAGGTACAGCCGAATCCGGCACGAAAGTTTCACTGTACAATTTATTGGAGCTGAATGAAACTACTGGTAAAAATTCCCAGTTTTTGAATAACGGATTCTTTAAGACAGTACACCATGAATTTCAACATATTTTAAATCAAAATAAACCCTATCCGAGCAATTTTAGAGAAATCTCGGGAAGTAACTATATTGAAGATGAGTGGAATACAAAATACCCTAATAGTCCAGTCGGAATTGGATCCGCTATAGCGGCAGGTTTTATATCACCTTATGCTTCTAAGGCTGATACAGAAGATTTTGCTGAACTGTATTCATTCTATGTTACACGAAGTCAGGCTGATTTTGATGCGATGTTGAATGTCGAAAATTCGACAGCAGCGGGAAGGACATTGATATTATCAAAATTAGCTATTGTAAAAAGCTATATGAAATCCGAATGGGGAATCGATATGGACATTTTACGGGCTAATATTATTGCTCGTTATCCTAAACTTAGTACGTTTGATCAAACAACTTTAAATTAA